The sequence below is a genomic window from Prinia subflava isolate CZ2003 ecotype Zambia chromosome 11, Cam_Psub_1.2, whole genome shotgun sequence.
GTGGGCTTGTGGCCGGGGAGGAGGGAGCGCACGGGCAGGGTCGGGAGCTCTGGAAGGGCGCTGATTTGGGGACGGGGGCTGGAGGCAGCCGGGGGGCTGTCGGAGGGGAGGGGAGCTGCGGGGGAACCGCGGAGGCTTGGCCGGCGCCGGGCAGAGCGGAGCATCCCCGGTCCCGTTCCCCCCCGTCCCAGAGACCCACCCCCGGCGGCGTGGGGCGAGGGGGGCGCCCCCGCCTTGACGtcaggagaagggagaagggttTATAAAGGCGGCGGGCGGCCGGGAGATCCCCAACGCCGGAGCCGAGCCGCAGCGGAGCCGCCAgcgcctcccgccgccgcctgCCGCGCCCGACCCGCCGGCGAGATGCTGTCGTGCCGCCTCCAGTGcgccctggccctgctctccaTCGCCCTGGCCCTCGGCACCGTCTCGGCCGCCCCCTCGGACCCGCGGCTCCGGCAGTTCCTGCAGAAGTCGCTGGCCGCGGCCGCCGGGAAGCAGGTGAGAGCCCCGCGACGGGGCGGGCACCCCTCGGGCACCCCTCGGGCACCCCGCGGGCCGCGCTGCGCGCTCCCGCTTCTACAGAGACCCCGACCCCCTCTGCAGAATCTCCGCTCCCTGACAGGGCCCTGGCACCCCGCTGCAGAGCCCTCCAGacctccccagtgtcccccttTAAGGCGCCCCGTCCCTTGCTGCAGATCCCCGTCCCCCACAGAGCCCCGGTTCCCCGCATGGGCTGAGCCATCGGCAGGGATGGGAGGTGAGGCCGTCCAGCTGGGTGCTGGCGATGGgtgagcagcaggcactgctggggcacagggcagagccccggtgAAGCTCCCAAGGTTTCTCCGGGTCACAGAAGGAAGGCAGCTTCCCCAGAGCACGGAACAATGGCCTTACCCGTGCTGGGTGACAGCCGAGGCTTGGAGGGgctagaagaaaaataaatcccagtGAGATGGTGACCAATTCAAcctcccctgccagctcccccaAAGACCTTTCCCGTGTCACTTTAGCAGCAGGCTCGTGGCATCCTTGCTGAGTGCTGAGCACTGGAGCCGAGGGAAGAGAAGGTAAAGACGAGTTCATTCCCTGTCTCAGACAGGACAGCGCTCTGTTCCTCACACCAGGTAGATGCCACAGACACAACTGCTGCATAGCAGCTGTCAGGCTGGGCTCTTTGGAAAGCCAGggctcctcttctcctcctgcaTCCTGACTGTCTCTAATCTCTCATGGAGGAGTCTTGGAGGAACTGAGTGATGAGCCCCCAAAAATCAAGGAGTAATTTGTGGTCTCTCtatctctttctccctttctgtctCTTGTCCCCAAGGAACTGGCCAAGTACTTTTTGGCAGAACTGCTTTCAGAGCCCAGTCAGACAGAAAATGAAGCCCTGGAGTCTGAGGACTTGTCCCGAGGGGCTGAGCAGGACGAAGTGAGACTGGAGCTGGAGCGCTCAGCCAACTCAAACCCCGCTCTGGCACCCCGGGAACGCAAAGCAGGCTGCAAGAACTTCTTCTGGAAAACTTTCACATCCTGTTAGCTTTTGAAACCCACTTCTcctccccatccatccctgccctgccctgagcagaaCCTTCACCACAAGAGGCGAAGACTGTAAATACACAATCCACAGTTATGgtgaaattaaacaaacaaggaaaatttGAGTTTGATTTCCACttgttttaataaaactttCTGTTCCAATTGTACATGATTTGCTTGAGTTGTGATTTCTGACTAGTTCTTTGATGACATGCACTCTGCAACTCTTTCAGATGTActatttttaattctctgttGCAATAAAATTTATGTTTCAAACGGTGATGCTGAGGCTCGGTGGTCAATGAGAAAACTGAGTTACCTCTCAGGCTGCTCATCTTTAGAACACTGCCTGTCTCAGGGCAGCAAACAccatccacatccacacatatgtgcacacacacagagtgtaTCACAACATGATATTTTATTGTGGTCTTACTAAAGAACTAGAGCCACAGTGATATTTTGGATATCAAATCCCTGCAGTAGCGGCTGAGTCAAATCCACAGCGTTTGGCACTTCAAGTCAGTCTGGAAGATTTACACCCATCACCAGAGGGATCAGTGAAAATCTCAGCTGTGTATTTCGAGTGATGGGGATGATAAAAGTAGTTCACACATCTCATTCCCTCCTCAGCCACAGGCACTAAAAGGTTTTCTTGCCTGGCATGTTTTACTCTTTGCAGCATTCCCAACAAACACTGTTTCTGGGATTCCTTCAGGaagttttcctttgttctgcCTTGCAGGGGGAGGTTTTGCATCCCTGTAAAGCTGAGATGTTAACCCCAAGCCACCAGCACCTCTCCATCTAATGAACTGGTCACAGCAGTTTTTGCACCCACCTCTTGAAAGGCAGTATTGAGGGCTTCAGCAGGGTGGGAGACAGCATTGTGAGGAAAACATTCTTTTCTCAATGGAAGACaaatttttcatgcttttgtgGAGTCTAGGctttctggctgtgctggtttgtGCCACACACTCACAGGTGATTTGGAGCCGTAGAGCAAACATCCTGCACAGGGGACAGGTGGCACTTTGATGAGAAATTCATCATTCaggattaaaaataacaaatattttgtagCCCTCATATGTGAAAGAAGGATGAAAAATGGGGGATTTTGGAGATGTTCATGGGCAGAGGGCTCAGCATGACTCCAGTGGAGGTGGATTCCCCAGCTGAAGGCTTGTTAAGTTCCCTCTGGTCTGTGCTGAACGTAGCTCTCTGCGGGGCATCATTCTTGATGGCTCATGGACCATTGCTTTCATTAGGAGTCTGCACCTCCTTTCCCTGAAGGCAGGGGCTGTTGGATACGAGCTGGGGGGAAGGTGAATCCCCTGTCGTTGGGAACTGTAGCAGTGTCAGTgtgaaatcccagccctgctaCAGAGCTCACTGGTCTCTTCTACAACCACCCGGCtacagggaaaggcagcagggacaTGCCCAGGGAGGGGAGCTGATGGTGTCAGCCCCTCTGAGGGGgccagaggcagggctgcattctgccctccctccctggagcagggcagtcGTGGCTtagcctgtgctgcaggcagggctaAGGACTGCTGCTGGGCCAGTTGGATCCTGCACCTGCTGGAGAAGTGACATGATCCTGTgtctccccagctcctgggaccttcctctcctccttccttggAAGTGGGACTttgtggggacacggggagagCCCTACCCTCTTTGAGCCCTGGATTTCTGTGGCTGGTGCAGCTGTGGAGGGTGCAGGATTAACTCACTTGTTGGGGGATGGACAGGGCTGCACTGCAGGGAAAAGCCTCCAAAAAGATATTGGAGAAGTGCAGGTAATATAGATCAATAATCAGACCCCAAAAGCAGGCAGGGTAAGAATAGGACCCTGTTTAAAATGTGGAGACAGACTCAGTGAGGAGAGAGTAATTGTCCCAGCTCACATCTGATTCCTTCACTGCGGTGTAGCATCAACAGTGCAGATTTTAGGGGATTCAGTAAAGCAGAGACCTCCCCAAGCCTGGCTGCTCACTCTTATGTTGACTGAGGTTCCTTTTAGCTTTCAAAAAGAAGCTAATTTTTCAATGCTGAGACAGCCTCAAGAGAGCAGCTAGAGGAACAGGAGGGGGGTGGAGGGGCCAGGGGCTTGAATATTCTTATGCGCAGAGCCCATCTTTCATGGGATATAAATAGACCACGACTCGCCTGAGGCTTTTCCCCTTGTTCATAATGCTCAGCCCGTGCTTCTGAAGGGAGTTTAATCCTGCCAATTGCTGGAGTGAGACTCAGCCCAAATAGGGATGAGGATGATCCTCAGTCACAGGCAGGAATTAAAGACGGTGATTCACAAGCTACACCAGCCTGTTTCAGTACAGCTGATGGCACGTTATGGCAGCTTCTGGGAAACCTAATGAAGATGTACTGGTGAAGGCATGTCCTCAGCTCAGAGAAAGACAAACTGCTCCTTGTACCAGCTCAGGAGTTCCTGGAGTCTGGGGAGCTGGCTTCCAAGGCATTAATGCAGCATCACCACATGTAATTGCACTGTGGCAGCAACCCCAGGTGCTGGGGGCTGTACAAACACGATGCAGGAGAAGGTCTTGCCACACCAAGCTAAAAAGgctagaaagaaaaagaaatatttcttttttccctttgatatGTGGGAGTTATGGGCTAAAGAGATTAAATAACTATATTTAATCCCTGGACATGGAGCCATGGAACAGTGTTCCAGGCTGGGAACACTCCTGCTGGGCAAGGCTGAGCCTGGAGGAGAACACAGGTACAGCACAGGCCAGAGCTGCCCAAGGGCAGAGCAGTTTCTGGGAGAGGTTCTCTCTGCAGGTCAGAGAGGAGGCTCCATGGAGGGACAGTCCCAGCATGGGTCTGGGGGAGGtcaggggctgtgctgagccacaCTCAGATGATTCATCTTCCCTCTCGCACTGGGTGCCACGGGCAGACCCGAGTGATCCCCCTCCAGCAGGTGCCTTCATCAGCAGGTGATTCATCTGAGGCAATGCAGGGAAATGTCCATaaggaacaacaaaaaagggCTTGAAACTGCTGCCTGAAGAGCTGCCCTTaatgaaaaccaggaaaagtTGTATAAGGCCTGGAAACACACATCCCCTGTGGGAATTCAGTGAGGAGCTTCTCAGCCGTCCCCAAAGGTAAAGTCTCCAATGATGCCGGGGATTGTTTCTTCACCCAGCAAGCAGATCAAGGTTATTTTTTAGGTGCGGTTCTAACTGGTAAAAAAGGGAAGTCCTGCTTGGTCCACAAGGCTTGTTGGGGACGAATAGCTAGAAGTGATCctagctgtgctgcagagggaatcTGTGGGACCCAGATTTCATATCCTCAGTCCACTCTGGCACCATCTAACTCCTTTTGGCTCTGCAGAAAAGACCAAGAACCTGGACCCATGGGCACAAGTTTCCTCTCCCCAGAAGAGCCCATAAGACGCTCTGTGATTGCCTTTACTCTGCCTCTGGGGCTCTTCACAAGCATTGCACGAGCTGATTGCAGCCATCTCTGCTTCTCTGGAAGCAACTCTGATTCCCAGATCCCTGCTTGCACCACAGGAAACTTCCCTTTCATCCCACCCAACTCCCAGCATCTCTGGGGACCACCAGatctgccccagcccctgtaTGGGTGAGCACCAGGTGCTTGCAGAAAATCACTCACTGCTGCAACAGAGTCTTAACACTCAGCAAACAAAGCAGCAGGATGTTTATTGAGCAGGGTAAGAGAAGATATACCTAGGCAATAAAAGTTATTATGATAAAGGAACAGACTGTACTCTTTGCTCACTGAACAGCTTCTGACTCTTTGTCAGCTTATCACCAGAATAATGCAattaaaaacacttttattccttttttcttcacttttgtctttattttattagggaattggggttttttcccaacaCCCAATTCCACTTCTGAGAATAGCTGTTTGGCCAGATACTGCGGATATCTCAGAAAATTTTGTATCCCAGTCTTAGGAAACTTACCTCATAAACAACATGtagaacacaagaaaaaattaacaaagtcataaaaaaaccccacaagtcCAGTTTTCTTCATATGTATAACAAAAATGCCAATTTGTGCCATGAGCTTTGACTTGCAGCATCATCTGACAAACACACATTATTCATTcaattaacaaaattaatttaacaaaGGTCCCTAGTATTTTCTACAAAGATATTCCCTGTGAAAACCTGAAATAATGCAAACCCAGTCTTTGTTTATCACCTAGACTGGCTGCTGGACGAGAGAGACTGACTTGCTCCCACATACAACAGCACAGCATCCTTCCTACTGCTCTCCCCTCttgcctcctcctcccttgCAGCTGGCTCTTGCAGACAGcagcctgctgtgctctgtggtgCAGAAGGATGAAGCGCTTCTGgcctccagccctggaaaaGCATTCCCAGGAGGTGAGCTGAGAGATGCTCTGGGCTCTCCATGCTCATCCCACAGCCCCTGTTAGGAGATGGCCCAGGCAGGGGGTGATTCCCTCCCAGCCCGGCAATCAGCCCGGTCTGCTCTGCCCCAAGGTGGATCATTTCCTCCCTTGCATGGAGCTCTGTACTCTGCCTGCAAGGAAAATCTCTCCTTTTGCTCATGACTGAGGCTTAGGAAAAGGTTCCCTCTGGAAATTGGCTGTCACATTTGCAAAGCTCTTCTGTAAATCTTTTCTTGCAgctcttttctcctgctttaCTTCTTGTGCCTGTCAGGGTTTGTGGTTCTCCCTAGAGGCTCAAACACGGTATATATCCCTCACTGTGTGTGTCTGCCCCCCCAGCAGCGTGTTCCCCAGAGGGTGGGGGACAGCGCCGGGCACAAGCCCAGGGTTGgggtgctctgcagccagcagagagaGCCAAAGAGCTCAGAGAGCCCCGTGTGTGCCCGAGCACACGCTGGGTAGGGGGGTCCgctgagccaggagctgctccatcctcaccacAGGCAGAGGTCCTGCACCTGTGGGGGCCAGAGCTGTGTCAggatgctggcagtgctgttgCACCgacaaggatttttttctttttttttccccaaacgAAGTGCCTGGTTCTCATCTCTAAAGGGCATTTCTCATGTCACAGTTGCCAGGTTTTAACGTGTCGGAATAAAGTTAAGTAACATGATAATAAGTTAAGTGTTCTACCTAGGGTAAAAGGCAGTTGGTTTTGTTGTAATGGCAGCTTTCAAGTAACTGCTTCCATGTAAATCTTCTTCCCTTGGCATTTCTTTTTATCCTCTCTTTATTCACTCAGATCCTCTGAAACTTCACAGCCcaagcagcagtggcaggggcaGAGGAAGGATTTGGCCTGTTCAAAACAGTTGGGGATCTTCCTGAAGAACATATGAGGATGCTGGGTTGTGCTGCAAAACAGGAACCTGGCAGGTCAAGAGCTTCTTCAACAACGTGTTTCAATGAGGGACCTCAGCAGGGTTCAAACACAAGATGTGAAGTCTCTTGTCTGCGTGCAGAGATGCACCCCTGAAGGCAGAGCACCTCCTGCTCTCAAGGAGGAAATTTCAGTGGTGGGTATGGTTCCCCAGACACTGCCCCCACATGCAAGCAAGCAAGTGAGCAGGCTGGTCTGCAGAAAACACAATCTCTTTAGACTGAAAGACATAATCCAGTTAGATATGAACCCTGAATTCCAAACGCTGCTTATCTCCTCAGACAGTGATGACACATGTCATAACGTCACCTCCACCATCAATTCCCTTATTTGTCACATTAGCAGTGGTGATACTGACACCAGCAACAAGGCAAAGAAAGAAACTGAGGAGACAGAGGAACAAAGTGGAAGCCATGTCTGGGCACATTAATGAGTTCCTTCTAGCCAGCTTTCAATCAATCAAGTTTATCaaccagcagcaggaagaagaTAAGAAATGAGGGAAGGaacaaatcattctgtgatgtAATTGTGTCATCCTGTAACTCTGACTTCCAGCAGAAGAAACTGGCTCAGGAGGCCTTAGTGCAAATGCTTAAGGATGTAATGAACAATCTCTTTACCTTAGTGCTAGAATTCCTGAATGGAGACATAGAGGAAAATCAGAAACTAACACAGCTATTAATGTCCTCATGAAGAGGGTGTTGGAAAAATCTGACCACATGCTGGTTTTTTGTGCTCCAAGGCAGGCTGACTGCTGAGGGTTAGCCAGGTAAGTTTTGTGAGCTGCTGGCCAAGTGTCTGTGAAGGATCCCACGGCTTCTGCCAGGCACCATCAGCAGCAACCTGGATGCAATCCTGCTGGATGCCCACACGCTTGTGAAGACTTCCCAAAGGAAACACTGAGGCAGCACACGAACAAACCCCCACTGCAGACCCTGAAAACTGTTGCATGACTTGTGCAAGCTGAAAAAAGTGAGGTTGCTGGACCACCTCACCCTGACTCAGGATGCAACTGGCTCTGAGGTGGAAGTTTCCCTCCAAAAGACAGACAGTCCTGCTGCCAAGCACAGGGCAAGTGAAACAACTGTAGGAGCAGAGTGggaggtgcccagggcagctcacAGGATtgcaaagcacagagcagcttttattttagaaatcaTTTTCTAGAAATTTTTCTCCAAACAGAGTTTGAAGATCTAGAGGCTTTATATACATGAATGTAGAAAAAAATGGCCTGGGGAAGTTGGAGTTTTTCATAGAAAACCTCCATAGAaaacctcctcctcttcttgcagagctgtgtgaagcAAAGCCTGGCCATCACCCAGACAGAACAGGacaccagagaagcttccttctcctcccttggGGAATACCCTGAggtggaaacatctcctcttaGATCCATAGAGATCACAGGAGGGTCCATGAAGGGGAAGGAGTTGATGCCATCCTGCCTCTGGAAggctgcagcaacagccattaCCCTGCAGAAGAAGCACAGCCTTGCAAATTAACAGCCCACAACAGATTCCCTGCCAGTCAGGTCCCCTCAAAGGATGCCAACATCATGTTTCTCCCAGGGATAATGTCTCTGGGGGCAGGAAGAACCACCAGCAGAAAAAGCACTGGGGCCTCAGGATTATCCAGATCTCCTTCACACACATCAGCAGGCAGACGGTGAGAACCACAAACCAATAAATTCCAGCATGAATAACCATGTGAGTTATCTCTTTTtgccctttaaaaaaaaaggtaaggtGGATAGCATCAATCCCTTGGGTCAAAactgagcacagagcacacagatcTGGCCGGGACAGAGAACCAGCTGTGCTCTGACCCTTCCTGGACAGCGTGACAGGAGTTCTGCCATGGGATTTTCCAGCATTCTAGCATGCGTAGTTAGCGAAGTATCAGACCAAACGTTCCCTGGTTCCCAGCTGAGGGAGAGTCAGGGCAGCCAAACAGCATCTCCACCTTCCTGAACGCTGACcaccagctgcccagggagcctgCCAAAGACAAAGGCTGCAAGAGGAAATTCATAGGAGAAAGTGATTTGTAAAAGTTGAGGGTTTCTCTTAGGGGAAATCAATACATAGACTTTCAAACCTGCTTTCACTTATCAGACTGAAAGAGTTTGAGAGAGCAGAGTTGCTATGGACGACTGCAGAATGCCAATGGCTCACCATGTCCCATCCATCAGCTCCACTTTTCTGAGCACGCTGCTATTCTCATGGAAAATCGCCTTAATTTGTCTTTAACGCCCCTCTTGTCTCTAAGTTCTTAAGGTGGGAGTCCTTAGCTTTGTGTCAGGTATAACAGTAAACACTTCAATGATGCTCACTAAATTACAAGGCTTTTTTACTAATAGACAATTCAGTCAATTACAAAATGCTATTAAGCATTTGTGCTCAGGCAGAGCGAGCTAGGTGCCTGGTGAACATGGCAAaccaatatttttaattaaaataagaagaaaGGAACACACAGGCTGATTACCAGCCAACAAGAAAATTACCTCCCAGAGATCTCAAAGTGTAATTACCCTTTCTGAATGACCAAAATGACTGGTTTGCTGCAGACTATAATTCTCTCTAATGCTGCTACAAAATCATGGCCACCCTCTTACCTATCCCATTCATCCAGGGCTGTACATGCCCAGGGGTTGCTCCAGTGCTCATGAAATCATGCTTTGGTGCTCATGTGTGCTTTCTGCTTAATTTTCTGGCTGTGTAGCTGGAGGATTCACAATGAGAACATGGCTGAAGCCTGCAGAGGTTCTGTTCTTCCAttccttcctgctctgcccttgtGATACTCTCTGTTTTTGCACTAAAGGACATACCTGGAGTGGAGCTGTGTCACTTACATGCAACATAATTGGCTGCCCTGTATGTGGCCTTCTAAGAGCAAATTCATATCCGTGTTGAACTCTGAGGTCAGGCAACTGGATGTACTGTTCCAGGAGGCttccttctgtgctgtgctcccttTATCCTAGCAGCAAGTGCCCCATGAGCAGCCATTCCTGGAAATGCTCTCTACAGATGCCCAAACACCATTCCAGTAGAGTTACCTGATAAGTCTGTCCATCCACCGTCTTGTCACTCAGTCCACACCAAAATTTGCCCAGTAAGAATGCTCCCTTTGCAAAACCTCCTGGCCATGGGCTCTCACCAGGCTTCCTCCTGccccccacagcagctgcagtgctgcatctgGCTCACTGCTAGAAGAAAAGGCATTAAAAAGCTGACAGAGCTGTTACAGTGAGGCCACACACTATGTTGTAGCCAGGGGACACATGCAGACTCCTTTTCTATTATGCTGAAGGCCTGATCATTCCTTAAGGGTTCCAGACACTGTAGAAAACAGGGGAAAGTCAAGGGTTTGGAAGTTTTGCAATAGTTGCCTGGCAGGCAAACTGTGCATTCATGCTATCAGAGTGCCTCAGAGCCCTTGCCAGCCATAAGAGACCTCCTGTCCCGAGTGCAGAAAAAAGTCAGAGCAGGTGACAGTCCTTGTCCTGCAGATACTGCATGTGGTAGGAGATAAATGCATCAGCAGAGATGCCCTGGAGTCCTACAGGAGCAAGCAGGCAGCCTCTCGAATATTCTCAGCGTGTTCTCTGAGGTgccccagagcacagccccagagcagcactcaGCAGTGCCCTCAGCATCCAGATCACGATCTCTACAGGTCACCTTTGCTTGCAGCTCCTTGCCCCTGGCACACAACAACCTGCAATGGGCTACCATGGGTCTAAGTGCTTATTCTGGACCTTACACCAGAGGAGCAGGTTCCTGCCTGTGAAGCAATGGTTAGGGAATGGGTCCTGAAACACAGGATGATGCTCTTGCCAGCTCCACAGGCTGAGCTTTGCTGGATAACAATTCaattttcccctctcctgcctcccagcCAGACAGTCCTCCAGGCTGTTCACCttcccccacagccctggggaagaaaaaagagcagaagaGCACCTGGGTCATGAGACAAAGAAGGAGAGCGGCAAAGATCTCATAAGAGAAAGCTGACCTGGTACCTTTTGCTCTTTCCTGGTTCAGTCCTCTTCCATTTGCTGGAATCACAATCAAACTGTGTTCTCAGGAGGTGGCAGGGTCAGGGAGATCAAggaattataaataaatacagtataAACAAATCAATCAGAGGGATAAAAACATTCAACAGAGACatactaattaaaaatataataatcaAGATAGTGGACATTTATATAAAATGGTGCAATTACAGCTTTTAATCATCCAGGTTTAAAttaacagcagcagtgaagtgGCTGCGTAAATGTGTTCTCTGTAATGAACTGATATTAGAAAGCCAGCCTGGTGATTTCTCCCTCTCTCGGGCTAATTCTCCCTCCTCTCATTGTAAAATAACCTTTTGGTGTCATTTTCTTGTAGAGTCTTGAAGATGAAGACACAATATTGGAGCTAAATTAAATCCCCTTCacatatttctcttctttcaagCTGTAAAAATTGCTGGTATCAGTCATTCAATCTCTAGTGCTGACGCAACCACACTTGAGGAGAACATCTGGGGGCCCCAAGAGTCATTatagggaaaataaaatcctatATTACAATCAGTCAGCAATTAAAAGGCAGGATGCAGGAGGGCAAATCCTGCAAGATGCTGAGCAGGCTTGATGGGGAAATCAAATGTTAGACCCCTGATGCTCTGGGGCTCTTTTCTTCTCAACCAAGTCATTTGAGAGGAGGTTAGAAAATTTCTAcatctgctcctgcccagcacaaaCAGTTTTGGAAATAGCTTGTGTTAATCTGAGTCAGTACTCATCCAGAGGCCAGGTTTCATTCCAACTGGCcccatctgcagagctgtgggaccAATCTTGCCTTGGCTTGGCAGGTCCCAGCCAGGCTAGGGATTCAAACAGCCATGGTGTGATGAAGGCAGCACTCAGCCTGGCATGTGAAGTCCATGTGGTTACAGTGGGCTTGACTCAGGCACAGGAAAATACAAGAAAGGAAAGCTCTTTGGCCGTGGTGTGGTTCTGACTTAGGAACACGATGGGTGTCATCTGCCTGGGCAATTGTCATGGCCTTTGTCCCACATGTGGCTCTCCACCTCCCCTGTTAATGCATCTTTCCTACAGAAAGCCCTGTGTCTACCAGACAAGGTGCTGAGGAGCTCACTGCAGTGGTGGAAGTGAGCAGAATTACAGAAACTTGGCAAGTGAAACTGCTGGAGGAAAATCCTCTCAGATGTGGCTGTCCTGAGAGGGGTTCAAATTCTCAGCCAAGGAGAGACAATTCTCCAGCGTCTGCTAAAGCTCTGCTGGCCTGCaacccctgctgctgccagccagcaagtgcagctctgccctgaccCTGCCTTTGCTCTGTCACTGTGCCATCCTCTGCACAGGGGGAGTCACAGCAAGACAGAAACCGACTCAGAAGTTCCTGAACTCAGGACTCAGCCTCTAGCAATGTCCCACAGCCCATGGTGGTGACAGCACAGTGCTGGTCCTGCTCACAGTGTTAGGATGCTTCACACCTCAACTGGATTTGCTTCAAGACTGCAAGAAAAGGgacaagaattaaaaaacaacatgACAGAAGCAATTTTGGAAGTATGGAAAGATTTCTGTGTGGGAAATTACTACcatgcaggagagcagcagtgtgaCTCTGTGTGTGGAGGACACTTGTACCTCTGTGTAAGTCACAgcctctcccagagctgctcaccCACTCCTGGGTTCTGGCCATGGTCACCAAACACGATTACCTACCTGCATCCCTTGTCCTGAGCACATGGTTAAAATCAGGAGCCCTTTGGAAAGAGAATTTCATCTCATTAGCACCAaaccttcctctccttcctgtTTACCCGAAGGGTGTGCAAACACACAGTGAGAGAGCAAGAGTCACCTCACTGCTGTGGTGGGCACTGCAATTACCTGGCATGCACATTAAGATTAATAAATATTAACTTTACTTATGTTTATTCTGTCcatttaaaatggaaacaacATGCTTTGCTACTTAATCAAATTAGAGctataaaatatttccctttaaAAGGTTCATTTCTGTTTGGTTGGCAATTAATGTTGATGATTTGAGTTCCATCTTTAAAACactttgaaatacagaaaaatggcAGAATTGCAACAGAGCTTTAATGGAGTCATAGCACACATCAGGTAATAAAGCATAACAGACTGTTTACTTTGAGTACTCTAATTATTTGagagcttttttaaaaacagaaaaccgACATGTGAAAACTGTAATTTCACTcgaattaattttttaaaagaagctataaaaaccaaataaatttaaaaaatcaaaatctgttttttaaaatgtttcctttcaattccctgcagccaggacaaGTCCCAGGCTGACACTGAGGAGGaaattttcccttctgtttttctctagcttttctcttttcagggTGTGCAGGACAGGGATGACCAGTTGCACCCTGGATCCTCACACACTCCTGCACCATCACTGAAAACTTCTCAAGGAATCAATGCACCTTCTCGTAGGCAAAGCTGCATTGTCCCACCCCTCTCTGAGCTGCAGGGGACAAAGTCACTGTCATTGCCTCATCTAAGAGACACAAAGACCCTTTCAAGATGTTTAGCACAACCAACGAAGTAT
It includes:
- the SST gene encoding somatostatin; translated protein: MLSCRLQCALALLSIALALGTVSAAPSDPRLRQFLQKSLAAAAGKQELAKYFLAELLSEPSQTENEALESEDLSRGAEQDEVRLELERSANSNPALAPRERKAGCKNFFWKTFTSC